In Sphingomonas crocodyli, a genomic segment contains:
- a CDS encoding DUF459 domain-containing protein yields MRAALFLFDRTAVLFLGVAAGAAIGYAFGVHTATEPVAPPIEVGTSDVAAPLGTDANPGDALPTQPADAPKPAPGALPEQPTVAESRPIQPGIVNAIAAGRPVRIGVFGDSFGDGIWSALYNQLSRKQGYQVVKFSQQATGFTRYKTLNLEEHDRARLAPAPVDIAVISFGANDMMGVAANGHVYALLSPNWKAEIARRVTRYVAMLRGQGAIVYWVGLPKMREAAYDADVVRMNAFYRDLMAQLGVAYVETAPYSVDADGRYAAYLPGADGRPMLMRANDGIHMSMNGYVRITRGLAGRIRTYVDRARSEAGGDAAPPPPVVAPPPPPPPVARVKPPKLEDPLAAPPPTAATAPTTAPPPVATERRAPPAKGAPVDLLPPDLRGEEEGNRSE; encoded by the coding sequence ATGAGGGCGGCGCTTTTCCTGTTCGATCGCACGGCGGTCCTGTTCCTCGGCGTCGCCGCGGGGGCGGCGATCGGCTATGCCTTTGGCGTCCACACCGCAACCGAGCCTGTCGCGCCGCCGATCGAGGTCGGCACGTCCGACGTGGCGGCGCCGCTTGGCACCGATGCCAATCCGGGCGATGCGCTGCCGACGCAGCCGGCCGATGCGCCCAAGCCTGCGCCTGGTGCGCTGCCCGAACAGCCGACGGTCGCCGAAAGTCGCCCGATCCAGCCCGGCATCGTCAATGCGATCGCCGCCGGCCGGCCGGTGCGCATCGGCGTGTTCGGCGACAGCTTCGGCGACGGCATCTGGTCTGCGCTCTACAATCAGCTCAGCCGGAAACAGGGCTATCAGGTCGTCAAGTTCAGCCAGCAGGCGACCGGCTTCACCCGGTACAAGACGCTGAATCTGGAGGAGCATGATCGCGCCCGCCTGGCCCCCGCGCCGGTCGATATCGCGGTGATCAGCTTCGGTGCGAACGACATGATGGGCGTCGCGGCGAACGGCCATGTCTATGCGTTGCTCAGCCCCAATTGGAAGGCGGAGATCGCGCGGCGCGTGACCCGCTATGTCGCCATGCTGCGCGGGCAGGGGGCGATCGTCTATTGGGTCGGCCTGCCCAAGATGCGCGAGGCGGCCTATGATGCCGACGTCGTCCGCATGAATGCTTTCTACCGCGATCTGATGGCGCAGCTGGGCGTCGCTTATGTCGAAACCGCGCCCTACAGCGTCGATGCCGACGGGCGCTATGCGGCCTATCTGCCGGGCGCCGATGGTCGGCCGATGCTGATGCGCGCCAATGACGGCATCCACATGTCGATGAACGGCTATGTCCGGATCACGCGCGGGTTGGCCGGGCGCATCCGCACCTATGTCGATCGCGCGCGCAGTGAGGCGGGGGGCGATGCCGCGCCGCCGCCGCCCGTGGTCGCCCCGCCTCCACCCCCGCCGCCTGTCGCGCGAGTGAAGCCGCCAAAGCTGGAAGATCCGCTGGCCGCGCCGCCGCCCACCGCCGCCACCGCGCCCACCACGGCCCCGCCGCCGGTGGCGACCGAACGCCGTGCGCCGCCTGCCAAGGGCGCGCCCGTTGATCTGCTGCCGCCCGATCTGCGCGGTGAGGAAGAGGGCAATCGCAGCGAATGA
- a CDS encoding glutathione binding-like protein, with protein MIDLYYWGTPNGHKITLFLEEAGLPYRVKPVNIGKGEQFAPGFLKIAPNNRIPAIVDSEPTGGGAPISIFESGAILLYLAEKTGQFLPTGVRARADVLQWLFWQVGGLGPMAGQNHHFNGYSPEDIPYARQRYVRETARLYGVLDRRLTDHSFVGGEDYSIADMAIYPWIVPHERQKQDLDDFPHVKRWFDEIAARPATARAYAVADSLKNLPPPDPVEFARILFGIEPPKPAKKV; from the coding sequence ATGATCGATCTCTATTATTGGGGCACGCCCAACGGGCATAAGATAACCCTGTTTCTGGAAGAAGCGGGCCTGCCCTATCGGGTGAAGCCGGTGAACATTGGCAAGGGCGAGCAGTTCGCGCCCGGCTTCCTGAAGATCGCGCCGAACAACCGCATCCCCGCGATCGTCGACAGCGAGCCGACGGGCGGCGGCGCGCCGATCTCGATCTTCGAATCCGGCGCGATCCTGCTCTATCTGGCCGAAAAGACCGGGCAATTCCTGCCCACCGGCGTCAGGGCGCGGGCGGACGTGCTGCAATGGCTGTTCTGGCAGGTCGGCGGGCTGGGGCCGATGGCGGGGCAGAACCACCATTTCAACGGCTATTCGCCCGAAGACATTCCCTATGCCCGCCAGCGTTACGTTCGCGAAACCGCGCGGCTCTACGGCGTGCTCGACCGGCGGCTGACCGATCACAGCTTCGTGGGCGGGGAGGATTATTCGATCGCCGACATGGCGATCTATCCGTGGATCGTCCCCCATGAACGGCAGAAGCAGGATCTGGACGACTTCCCGCACGTGAAGCGCTGGTTCGACGAGATCGCCGCGCGCCCGGCCACCGCGCGCGCTTATGCCGTCGCCGACAGTTTGAAGAACCTGCCCCCGCCCGATCCGGTCGAGTTTGCGCGCATCCTATTCGGGATTGAGCCGCCCAAGCCCGCGAAGAAGGTGTGA
- a CDS encoding glycoside hydrolase family 130 protein: protein MFDIIHCSLRLKADPTRRVVRPFHPANGSNGSDVRRIVDYVAALDEATAGDELERVLRDFDPRRWQARNMFDARFARIEAELGLGHAGLSEVRRRLIGAFFCHAHGYAAAALTNPGVVPHPDQSGMGRDAVRIIISLRAVGEGHIGSVAFREGILGPGPVLDLMPEPPFATAADGAGDPGGDAIAIHRHRDSSLSGTVLFPMTEAQREGLEDLRLVRFTHDDGAVEWLGTYSAHDGVRRRPELLRTSDFRSFTLAPMSAPAAQGRGMALFPRKIGGRYAMIGRRDNATIVLMTSDRLDAWGEGVPLLSPVHAWEQAQIGICGSPIEIDEGWIVLTHGVGAMRKYAIGAVLLDKADPSKVIGRAELPLIAATQEDHEGYRPNVVYSCGAMRHGEHLFVPYGVADSSVAFGFVALGELLAALK from the coding sequence TTGTTCGACATCATCCACTGTTCGCTGCGGCTCAAGGCCGATCCCACCCGCCGCGTCGTCCGTCCTTTCCACCCCGCCAACGGATCCAATGGCAGCGATGTTCGCCGGATCGTCGACTATGTGGCCGCGCTCGATGAGGCGACGGCAGGCGACGAGCTGGAGCGCGTGCTGCGCGATTTCGATCCGCGCCGCTGGCAGGCGCGGAACATGTTCGATGCCCGTTTCGCCCGGATCGAGGCTGAACTGGGCCTTGGCCATGCCGGCTTGTCCGAGGTGCGCAGGCGGCTGATCGGCGCCTTCTTCTGCCACGCTCACGGCTATGCCGCCGCCGCGCTCACCAATCCCGGCGTCGTGCCGCATCCCGATCAATCGGGCATGGGCAGGGATGCCGTCCGCATCATCATCTCGCTGCGCGCGGTCGGCGAAGGCCATATCGGCTCGGTCGCCTTTCGCGAGGGGATATTGGGGCCGGGGCCGGTTCTGGATCTGATGCCCGAGCCGCCCTTCGCCACCGCCGCCGATGGCGCGGGCGATCCGGGCGGTGATGCGATCGCAATCCACCGCCACCGCGACAGCTCACTATCGGGCACGGTACTGTTCCCGATGACCGAGGCGCAGCGCGAGGGGCTGGAGGATCTCCGCCTCGTCCGCTTCACGCATGACGACGGCGCCGTCGAATGGCTCGGTACCTATAGCGCGCATGATGGGGTGCGGCGCCGGCCGGAGCTGCTGCGCACGTCGGATTTCCGCAGCTTCACGCTCGCGCCCATGTCCGCTCCGGCGGCGCAGGGCCGGGGCATGGCGCTGTTCCCGCGCAAGATCGGCGGGCGCTACGCGATGATCGGACGGCGCGACAATGCCACGATCGTTCTGATGACATCGGACCGGCTCGACGCGTGGGGCGAGGGCGTGCCGCTGCTCAGCCCCGTCCATGCCTGGGAACAGGCACAGATCGGCATTTGCGGATCGCCGATCGAGATCGACGAGGGCTGGATCGTGCTGACTCACGGCGTCGGCGCGATGCGCAAATATGCGATCGGCGCGGTGCTGCTCGACAAGGCCGATCCGTCGAAGGTGATCGGTCGCGCTGAACTGCCCCTGATCGCCGCCACGCAGGAGGATCATGAGGGCTACAGGCCCAACGTCGTCTATAGCTGCGGCGCGATGCGCCACGGCGAACATCTGTTCGTTCCCTATGGCGTGGCGGACAGTTCGGTCGCCTTCGGCTTCGTCGCGCTCGGCGAATTGCTGGCCGCTCTGAAATGA